In Candidatus Paceibacterota bacterium, the genomic stretch AGAAAGCTGATCGAAGCCTTGGTGCGAGTATTGTTTCTGCATATGTTCATAGTAATGGAAAAGTTGGCGCTCTCGTTGAACTTTCCTGTGAGACAGATTTTGTCGCAAAGAACGAAGAGTTCAAGGCTCTTGCTTATGATATTGCGATGCATGCTGCGGCGATGAATCCGGAATTTCTTAAGAAAGAAGATGTCTCCGAAGACATGAAAAAGAAGGCAATTGAGATTTTTGAAAAGGAAGTGGTTGGAAAACCGAAAGATATGCAGGCAAAGATTCTCGAGGGAAAGATCAATGCCTACTTCAAAGACAAGATTCTTCTTGAACAGCCATTCATCAAAAATCCTGAAGTAACTGTAAACGGTCTTGTGCAGGCAGCGATTCAGAAGTTCGGCGAGAAGACAGAAATTGTGCGATTTGTGAGATTCGGTTCTCTCGAGAAGTAAGTTCCTCTAAAAATGACATTTGCACTCTCATCATTCATCGTGTCGTTTGTGCTCATCGTGGTGCTTATCGGGCACAAGCTTTATGAAATGTCTCGGAGCGAGACCGCATTCTCGAAAATTCGAGGAAAGATGGATACGATGGTGTCTGAAAACATTTCAGTGGTAAAAAGCCACTCTCATATGTTTGAAAAGGGAACGGTGAGAAAATTTTTCAAGATCTTTTTTAGCGGAGTGGCTGAAGCAGCTCTCCACATAAGACAAAGTCTCATCCGAAAATGGAATGGTTTTTTCCATTCACTTAAGACTGGCGCAGTCAAAAAAAGCGACGGAGAAGTTTCCATTTTTCTTAAGGATATTTCTCGGGATAAAAAAACTGGCGGAGGAGAGAAAAAAATGTAGAATGGAGAAGGTTTTCACGTTGCCTTAGTGAAGTTGGTGGGGCTGAAACGAAAACTGCTTTTCGTTTCAGGAGGTTCGTAATCGAAATTGCCGTTGCTGAATGAAATGAAGCAGACAATAACGAACTGTTTTGTAAAAATTATAGATGCCGGCATAGCTCAGTTGGTAGAGCGCCACTTTTGTAAAGTGGATGTCCGGGGTTCGAACCCTCGTGCCGGCTCCCTGTATACCAAATGTTTGGTTACTTGTGGTACACTGTAAAGTATGAAAAGATGCAAAGAATGTGGTGTGTCGCTTAAAACCAGATTTCAATTAAAATATTGCTCTAATAAGTGTCAGTCCAATCATCAATATAAGGAATACATTCAGGGCTGGAAATCTGGGACTTTTGATGGGAGTAGAGGAATCACAACCAAAGCTCTATCTCAACACCTGAAGCGTTACCTCATTGAAAAGTGCGGCGAGTTTTGTTCGAAGTGTGGATGGAGGGATATTCATCCTATTACTGGTAGAGTCCCGCTAGAAGTTGATCATGAGGATGGAAATGCAGAGAATAATAGCGAAAAAAATTTAAAACTTTTGTGTCCCAATTGTCATTCTCTCACCCCGGGTTTCAGAAATTTGAACAAGGGAAAAGGAAGAATTTGGCGAAAGAATAAATACTTGAAGACTAACTCATAGGACATGGAATACATTCGGACACCCTATTACACAGCGGGGCAGGCAAAAGATCTTACAGGAAAAGATTTTCGTATTTATCGCTTCTTTGAAATTCTTCCCGGATTTTTGGCGTGGGCTACGCTCTTTGGCGCGCTTTTGCTTTCTTACCTCGCGCCTTTTTATGCGGCGCTTTTTATCATTGTCTTCAATTTATATTGGGTTTTGAAAAGCGCCTATCTCTCGCTTCACCTCTACCAAAATTGGCGCCATATCAGAAAATCTTTGGGAATGGATTGGGAGGAAATGCTTGCGCCTCTTAAATATACTCGTATTGTCCATCTTGTTATTTTGCCATTCTACAAAGAATCATATGAAATTGTAGAAACAAGTATTAAATCCCTTCTCTCTGCGCGTGGGAATAAAAAGAAAATGGCGGTCGTTCTCGCTGTTGAGGCGCGAGCAGGCGAGAGCGCATTCCAAACGGCAGAAAAAATCAGGGACTTGTATGGCAGAGAATTTGGCTACTTTCTAATCACCATTCACCCAAGCGGTATTTCAGGAGAGATGGATGGGAAGGGTTCGAACATTGCTTACGCAGCGGAAGATGCGCGAAAGAAGATTCTCGACGCGAATGAAATTCTGTACGAGGATGTTCTTGTTTCTGCATTCGACATCGATACTATCGCGTATCCGGATTATTTCCTCTGTCTTATGTGGCATTTCCTGACGAGCGAAGATAGGCTTCATGCTTCGTATCAGCCAGTTCCTTTTTATAATAATAATATGTGGGATGCACCGGCACTGTCGCGAATCGTCGCTACGTCGGGAAGTTTCTGGCAGATGATCCAGCAGGAGCGTCCGGAGCGTCTTACCACTTTTTCTTCGCATTCCATTCCATTTCCGACGTTGCAAGAAATTGGCTATTGGCAGAAAAATATTGTTTCCGAAGATTCCCGTATTTTTTGGAATGCATTTCTTGCACATGATGGAAATTACAAAGCTGTACCGATTTCTTACCCGCTCTCGATGGATGCCAATCTCGCGCCCTCTTTCTGGCAGACCATGAAGAATGTCTATAAACAACAGCGCCGATGGAGCTGGGGCGTAGAAAATCTTCCTTATATTCTTATGGGCTTTGTAAAAAATCCTCGGATTTCTCTGGGGAGAAAATTGCGCATCACATTCATCGAACTTGAACGGGCATGGTCTCTTGCGACAAACCCGATCCTTCTTTTTCTTTTCACTTGGACGCCAATTCTTCTCGGAGGAAGAGTTTTCAATAGTACTTTGCTTTCATATAATTTGCCGGTTGTCTCAAGGAATCTGACATTTCTCGGCATCCTCGGAATTTTGCTCTCCGCTATCGTTTCTATTTCGCTTCTTCCTCCGCCTCCAAAAGGGAGCTCAAAAAGAGGAACGCTCACCATGTTTGCCCAGTGGATATTCGTGCCCGCAACACTTCTCGTGTTTGGCTCGATCCCGGCTCTTGAGGCGCAGACCCGTCTCATGCTCTCCGGAAAATTCCGTCTTGGCTATTGGGTGACGCCAAAACACCGGAAATCTTAAGAAATGCCGTCTCTGTAAAAGAAGCCGATTTTGTGTATAATATCCTCCTATATGCCGCACATGTCTCTTCGCAGAAGAAGGCTCTATTTCTATTCTTTTTGCCTGATTTTTTTCGTGCTCATCCCTGTTCTTGTTTTTTACGCGAATGGGTATAGGATCACCAAAGATTGGCAAGTCGCTGAAACGGGCGGTATTTATGTCTATGCTTCCGAAAGCAATGCAGACGTCTCTTTGAACGGAGTCCTCTTGCAGAAAAGTGGGATTTTTCAGAGGGGAACTTTTCTCGACGGTCTTACAGAAGGGAAGTATGAGATTTCAGTATCAAAGGCAGATTTTTCTTCTTGGAAAAAAGATATTGAAGTGAAAGAAGGATTTGTTACGGAAGGACATCCGTTTCTTATTCCTTTGAATATTGAGCCCGTTCTGATCCCCGAATTTTCAACTTCCACAGCTACTAGCACAAAAATAAAAAATCCTGATTATGCCGATGCTCTGCTTCTTTTCCAAAAATCGCTGGTAAAGAAAACTCTCGCTACAACTACGTTGTCTTACGGAGAGGACGCTCTTCGAAATGGGAATCTTGTGGTTTTTGAGACAGGAACTCAATTACAGGCTGTCTGGCTTGGAGATACCAATTCGATGCCCTACTTTTTCTGTCATGCAGTTTTGTGCGGGACAGATACAAGCGCGACTTCCACTGTCTATACGAATGTTGTGCCGAAATCCCATCTTGAATTTTTGCCACGGCGTACCGATGTGGTGTTACTCGAAACAAAAGAGGGTATAGAGGCAGTTGAGCTTGATACGACATTTCCTCAAAATGCAGTTTTGGTATATCCGACGAAGACAGCGGACTTTAGAGTTTCAAATGGCGTCATCTATTTAAAAGACGGTGCCAATATATCGAAGATAAATTTGTAATATACTATAAGCGTGGAGACAGAAAGTAAAAAAGGATATTTGCACCCAATTACACAGACTATTCGGCAGGCGGTTTCGATTTGGAATGATCTTGGATTTGAAGTGGCGGAAGGGCCGGAAATTGAAACCGAACATTACAATTTCGACGCTTTGAATATTCCCGCGAATCATCCAGCACGGGATCTTTGGGATACGTTTTGGCTGAAACCTCTTTCAGCTCGTAAACTCTTGCGAACTCACACTTCTCCTGTCCAGATCCGCTATATGGAGAAGCACAAAAAGGATTTGCCAATCCGCATTATTGTTCCAGGAAAAACTTTCCGTCATGAGGCAACGGATGCCACCCATGAAGCTCAATTTTTCCAAATGGAAGGGCTTGCCGTGGGCGAGGGAATTACGCTCGCGAATATGAAATCAGTGCTCATCACTTTTTTCAAAAAGCTCTATGGTCCCGATGCGGATGTTCGATTTCGCCCGAGCTTTTTCCCTTTTACCGAGCCAAGCGTTGAGATTGATGTCTCTTGTTTTAAGTGTGCTGGAAAAGATTCTGCCTGTCCGCTTTGCAAAGGCACCGGCTGGATAGAAGTTATGGGCGGAGGAATGGTTAATCCAAAAGTGCTCGAAGGTGTAGGAATTGACCACAAAAAATACACAGGTTTCGCCTTCGGTTTCGGACTGGACCGCCTCGTGATGCTCAAATATGGCGTAGATGATATTCGTTCGCTTTATTCAGGAGATTTACGATTGTGGCAGGTTAAAAAATAAATTATGCTCATCTCTTACAAATGGCTCACGATGTATTTCGACAAACCGATTCCTTCACCGGAGGAGGTTGCCAAGCTTTTTACTTTTCATGCTTTTGAGGTGGAAGGGTTGGAAAAGAAAGGCGATAATGCAACTCTGGATGTAAAAATTTTGCCAGACCGAGCGCATTATTGTCTTTCGCATCGAGGCGTTGCCGGAGAGCTTTCTGCAATAACCGGAATTCCACTCAAGAAAATCGAGCCGAAAGTTTTTCCTATTGCCAAAGTTCGTGATTTGAAAATAAAAATAGATGAGCCGAAACTTTGCCGACGATATATCGGGCGCGTTATCGAAGATGTGGTTGTTACTGATTCGCCGGATTGGCTTTCTGCCGACTTAGCGGTTGTCGGTCAGCGACCAATAAATGTTGTTGTTGATAATGCCAACGGAGCGATGTTCGATGTCGGTCAGCCACTTCACGCTTTCGATGCGGATAAAGTGGTGGGGGGAATTACAGTACGTCTCGCAAAAAAAGGGGAAAAAATCACTACACTTGATGACAAAGATATTACTCTCGATGCTGAAACGCTTGTGATTGCTGACGACGAGGGACCAATTGCTATTGCAGGGGTCAAAGGCGGAAAGCGGGCGGAAGTGACGAAAGAGACCAAAAACCTCATTCTCGAATCTGCCAATTTTGATCCGGTAAATATTCGCAAGACTTCTACTCGGCTTGGAATCAAGACTGATGCATCAAAGCGTTATGAAAATGAGATAACTCCGGAGCTGGCAGCAAGCGGAATGGAAATGCTTACCTTTTTCCTTCAATACTGTATTAAAAGTCCTTTCAAAATCGGATCCCTTGTGGATGTTTACCCACATCCTGCAAAGCAAACTGTGATTGATTTTGACCCAAGTTTGGCAAGCGGGCTTCTTGGGGTTGAAATTAGCGAAGAAAAGGTTATTGAACTTTTGAATCGCCTTGAAATTAAAATAGAAAAGAAAGGCAGACATCTTTCACTCACGATTCCCTTTGTTCGTCTTGATTTAGAGATGTCTGAAGATATTGTGGAGGAAATTGGACGGCTATACGGCTATGAAAATATCAAGCCCGTGCCGATGGAGAAAATGCAGAAATCTCCCACGATCAATAAGAATGTCTATTATCAAAACAAATTCCGAGACGTGCTTACAAATCTGGGCTTTACCGAAGTCTACACATATGCGCTTCAGGAAAGTGGGGAAGTAGAGCTTGAAAACCCATTGGCATCGGATAAAAGCTTTTTGCGCAAAAACCTTTCTGCGCTTCAAAATAGCCTCGATATGAACGCGCTCAATGCTCCGCTTCTCGGGCTCACGGATGTACGAATATTTGAAATTGGAAAAGTATTCGATAAAGGCGCTGAAGAACATACAGCTTTGGGTATTGGTTTTTGGACTGGCACAAAGAAAAAACAAAAAGAAATGATTGAAGCCGAGTTCGACAAGATCGCAGATGCTTTCAGAAAGGAGATTGGAGATGCGCCAGAGGCGCACAATCTTACGGCGAATGTTATGGAAGCGAATCTTGATGCGTGTATTGAAAAATTACCCGACCCAAAGAAATATGATTTTGCCAAAGCGACAGAAGTCATTTACAAAAAACCATCAGCCTTTCCATTTATTGTCCGTGACGTAGCACTTTTCGTCCCATCTGCCACCAAAGAGGGGGATGTGCAAAATATAATCAAACAATCAGCGGGGGATTTGGTAGTCCGAGGTCCGGAACTTTTCGATGTATTCGAAAAAGGAGACAAGAAATCTCTCGCATTCCGGCTTGTTTTCCAATCATATGAAAAGACACTCACAGACAGCGAGGCGAATGGATTTATGGAGAAGGTCTATGGAGTTTTAGAGAAAGAGGGTTTCGAATTGAGAAAATAAAACTGTTCTGTATCGCTGTCGGTGGCGAAACAGAACAGAATGTGTCACGGAAGGTTGAAGTAGATCGCTACATGTGTTGCGAGGTAGCATCCGGGATTTTTCACCCGCGGAGGCCTTTTTCTCCCGCAAGTTAGAACATCGGCGATACTTCTTGAACACGCGGACAGGCTACTGCTTCCTGCACCTATCGCACCTCGCGGTTTTGATAGGAGTAGAGAGAGGTTCTCTTGCCGTTTGTCACATGCCAGTTGCATGACTTTCTCCCTTCAAAATGTACTTGGTTATCCCTCCTTATCTCCGCATCTTTTTATACTATATGCATTTGTATAAAAAACCCGCAAATTGGTTTTGTGCATAAGCCTGTGGAGAAATTGTGAGTTTGTTGGGGATTAGATGTTTACGCAATATTTGTAAAAATAATCAATATATTTTTGAGAAAATAAAAGATGCCGTTGAGTTAAAAGCCCTCAACGGCACCTGTGTTTGTCCGCGCATTCTGTTTATAAGCGCTCGAGCCAGTATGAGTTGGTTTTCGCATTACCAACTGCATAACACTTGGACTTTACCACATACTGCGCGCCGACTCGCAGCGTCGGACCCGGGGTGTTCACAAACACCCGAGTGCCATCCGCCGCTTCGAAGACAGATGTGTCTCCGATTTGCGCCAGGAGCGTATGCGGCTCGCCCTGGAGCTTGCTCATGTGGGCCGGTTTGCCTTCGGCATTGAGAACGATCAGAGCAATCGCTATCGGGACACAGAGCAGCAGGCCGACGAACGCGAGTATGTGTACGCCTGACAGGGCGACAAAGATTCTTTTCGTTCTCGGAACTTTTATTCTCATGACTTCACTCCTCCTGTATTGCCTCACGCGGGCAAGCTCACACTTGGGGTCGAGCCCCTTCCAGAAGCCTTGGTGACAGGCTTTATACATGAAGAACTCTATCAAATTCATATCATTTTATTTTTAAAAAGTCAAATTTTTGATACCAGAAACTATCCACTAAAACCGAGAAAAAGCCCTTTCATTTTAAGGCTAAATTTGCTATAATAAGAGTACCAAAAGGGTGCTTTTTTGTTTGTATTTTCGCTCATAAATGCCTAAAGAAGAAGTCAAAACAAAAGGTTCATATAGCGCTCAAGACATCACTGTTCTTGAGGGTCTTGAACCTGTCCGAAAGCGTCCCGGAATGTATATTGGAACGACTGGACCGGACGGATTGCACCACCTCATCACTGAAATTTTCGATAACTCCCGCGACGAGGCGATGGGTGGTTTTGCTAACGATATTGAAATCGTTTTGCTTCCCGGAAATAAAGTGAGAGTGACGGACAACGGCCGAGGTATTCCAGTTGATGTTCATAAATCTACAAAAGTTTCCGCGCTTGAAACGATTATGACCACGCTTCATGCCGGAGGAAAATTCGGCGGGGAAGGGTACAAAGTCTCCGGTGGGTTGCACGGAGTGGGTGCGTCTGTGGTGAATGCACTTTCTATTTACACCCAAGTCGTTGTGCATCGAGATGGCGGAAAGTACATGCAGGAGTACAAGCAAGGAAAGAAAAAGGCGGCGGTCAAGAAAATTGGTTCATCGAAACTCCACGGAACGATTGTGACCTTCGAGCCAGACATCGAGATTTTTAAGGAGATAAAATTTGAATGGAACAAGATCGTTTCGCACATGCGCCAGCAGGCTTATTTGGTGAAGGGATTGAAAATTGCTGTCATTGATGCGCGAGAATCAAAAGATCTCGAGAAAGTGGATTTGACTGATGTCTTTTATTTCCGAGAGCTTGGACGAGACCTTCCTTCATTCACTTTCTATTTTGAAGGAGGACTCATGTCGCTCATTAAGTTCTATAACCAAACTCAAAAGCCGGTACATAAAAATATTTTCTATGTTGAGAAAGAGGTGGATAATGTGGCGGTAGAAGTCGCGCTTCAATACGTGGATGATATTAGTTCTCGCGTACTTGCTTTCGCAAACAACATTTACAACTCCGAAGGCGGTACGCATATCACAGGATTCAAAACGTCTCTTACCCGAACGCTCAACAGTTATTCTAATAAAAATGGAGGGGGGAAAAGCGAAGATAATTTTACCGGAGATGATGTGCTGGAAGGACTGACTGCCGTTGTCTCTGTAAAGATCCGCGAAATCCAATTTGAAGGCCAGACGAAAGCTAAACTCGGAACCGTTGAAGCCCAGTCAGCAGTAAGCACTGTTTTCGGCGAGGCATTTAGCGCATTTCTGGAAGAGCATCCTGATGATGGCCGGGCTATCATAAGCAAGGCTGTGCTCGCTATGAAGGCTCGAAAAGCCGCTAAGGCTGCGAAAGACAGCGTGCTTCGAAAAGGTGCGCTCGAGGGTATGACGTTGCCGGGAAAGCTTGCAGACTGTCAGAGTAAAGACGCTTCTGAATCCGAAGTGTTCATAGTAGAGGGAGATTCTGCAGGAGGTACCGCAAAGACTGGCCGTGATAGGCGAGTGCAGGCAGTGTTGCCTTTGCGAGGAAAAATCTTGAACATTGAACGAGCTCGGCTTGATAAAATGCTTGCGTCAGAGCAGATCAAGAACTTGGTGGTTGCTGTCGGTACTGCTATCGGCGACACATTCGATATCAGTAAACTTCGCTATCACAAAATCATTATTGCGACCGATGCCGACGTTGACGGAGCACACATCCGTACTTTGCTCTTAACTTTGTTCTACCGGTATTTCCGTCCGCTCATTGATGGAGGATTTATTTATATTGCCCAGCCGCCGCTTTATAAAATAAAGAGAGGGAAAGAAATTCATTACGCCTATTCGGATGAGGATAAAGTAAAGATTGTCGGCAAAAACGCTTCAGCGGAAATAGTTGAAGAGAGTTCCGAATCTTTGCCGGAAGGTGAAGAAAGCGAAGAAGCAGAAGATACAAAAGCGGGCGCAGGCAAGGAATCAAAAAAAGTTGCTAAAATTGCAATCCAGCGTTACAAAGGTCTCGGAGAAATGAATGCGGAAGAACTTTGGGAGACGACGATGGACCCCGCAAGACGCATTTTGAAACAAGTAAAGATAGACGATGCACAAGAGGCTGACAAAGTATTCGATATCCTCATGGGGACAGATGTGCCGGCACGAAAATCTTTTATACAGTCTAACGCAAAATTGGCAAACATAGATATCTAAAACAAAAAAGCCCCGCGACCAAAATCGCGAGGCTTTTTTCTATTTCTTCTTCATGAGAAGTTGATATTCCTTTTCGGTGAGGATATCTTTGCTCCTTGCCCGATCGAGAAATACAATTCCATTCAAATGGTCGAGCTCGTGTTGAAAAATTCTCGCGACAAAATTATGCGAAAGTTTTTTCTTCTCTACTTTTCCTTTTCTATCTGTGTATTCGACTTCGACTGAAATCGAGCGGGGGACAAGAGCGCGGATTCCCGGCACACTCAAGCATCCTTCCCAATCTTTCTTCATCTTGTGCGATTTCTTGAGGATTCGGGGATTGATCATCGCAATCGGCTTCATCTTTGGAGCTTTTGGATATCGAGAGTTTGGGTGCGACCAAATAATAAAAATTCGGAGCGGTTCATAAACTTGCGGTGCAGCAATACCAACTCCGTTCGAATCCTTACAGGTGGCGATCATATTTTCGATAAGTTCCTGAATTTCAGGATCGTGAACATTTTTGACAGCCTTAGCTTTTTGCCGGATTACCGCATTTCCAAGTTGAGCAACCTGGAGTATTTTGGATTTTCTCATAAGCCAATTCTACTATGCTTAGTACACAATCGGAATCGAGATTCTCAAAGTATTGTTATTCTCACTCGATTCTCGAATGTCTCGGTCTGGATCGAGAGTGATTGTCACTGGAGCGGTGTAATTTCCTCGATAGTCATAACGATAATCGTCGTATCTGTAATCGTCTGAATAATTCGTATCTAGATTATCAAATCCGATCGTAATGATGATTCTCTCCCCAGGTCGCAGCGACGGCTGAAGATCTGATTCGAACGAGCTGTCAGCATTGGTAGGCAAGTCCGCATTGAACGCCCATCTTCCTGTTGCAGTCCCGCCATCATTTCTTACTTCGAATTGCACTCCAACTCTCTGGTTTGAATAAAGCTGTCCTGTTGGTCGAAATGCTCCGGTGTATGGATCGACAGTACCGATGCCGATGACTCGGATAGCGAGATCGGGCAAACCATTTCCGTAATAATTATTTGCAGGAGGATAATAGACATCATTATTTCCGTAGTAAGCGTCTCCAGTCACGCTGAAATAAACAGTGCCCGCGTTATTATCCTTTCGTGATTCAGAGACAAGACCGCCTTCATCTACGCTTATCGTTACGGGCTGTCGTCCAGAACGAATATTGTCAAAACCGACGGTAATCTGCATTTTCTCTCCGGGTGCGAGTGAGCGCTCTGTTGGTGAAGAATAAGTATCTTTTCCAGCTACAACTGGCATAAGCATACTGAATGCCCATGCTCCGCTTGCTCGTCCGCCGGCATTTTGCACTTCAAATCTTACTGCTGCACGCTCACTCGCGTCTATCGAAGGGCGAGTGACGAATACGTTTGTGTTTCGATCGATAACTCCAGTCGCGAGAATATATAAAACCAAATCAGCCCGCGTGTTTTGATTGTAGGCAGCGACGGGTGTTGGAGTCGGCGTATAGTCGGTGGTTCCAGAATTATCCGGATAAGAAACAACAGGAGCGGGGGTTGGTGTTGGAGTGCTTACAATAATGACGGGGGTTGGTGTTGGTGTAGAAACTGCGGGAATAGGAGTCGCTTTCGGTTTGAAAATTTTAGAGACAGACACAGAAATAGAAGCAAGGCCAGAGAAAATAGAAGGGGCTAATCTGATCACTGCCCAGCTACCTACGATGATAAGGATAATAATCAGCCCAATTACTAGGGCTTTTTTGACAAATTCTCCCGTCCCACTCTTTTTTGGGGGCTCTTCGTGGAAATTTACCTCTACATCCGGCTTATGTTCGTCGTCTTCCATATTTCACTATTATATGATAGTATCTATTCAATGTCAACAGTCCGACAGCATGTTCTCGTTTTTGTGTCTGATTGTGTGCTATATTTAAAAAATGTCATATCAAGAGAATAACATCGTCACAGGGAGTTCATTTAAGAACAAGCTTTTGTTTCTTGGAATATTTTTCGCTGTTTTTTTCGTATCGTTCGGCATTCTCTACGCCCTGGGGTTCATTCCTCTTGAGCTTGCACCGACGAATGAAGAGCCGTCTCTGCCAAGCCCCACTGAAAGCGTTTCAGTTTCCGGGATGTCGCCAGCACCGACGGCCTCAATGGCTACGGGTGAAGAGCCGATCCGCATTAAAATCCCAAATATTGGAGTTGATTCTCCAATACGAAATCCTTCGACTACCGATATTGACGCGCTCGATAACGAGCTTTTGAAAGGCGTTGTGCATTATCCAGGTTCGGGATATCTGGGGCAGGGGAATATGTTTCTCTTTGGCCATGGATCAAATCTTCCTGTTATCCATAATCAAGCCTTTAAAGTATTCACCCAGATCAAGACTTTAAAACAAGGCGATGTAATTCATGTCCTCTCGCAGACCAAAGATTATTCGTACACTGTTTCTAAAGTAACTCTTGTGGATGCAAGCAAGGTGCTTGTGGAGTTTTCTACACAAAGAAAGATGCTTACGCTCTCGACTTGCGATACTTTTGGCACAAAACAACAGCGCTATGTCGTCGAAGCCGATTTTTCTGGGAGCACTGATCTCTAAAGTTCTTTTCTCGCCACGGGAGGCCGTATTCGAGGAGAGAGCTAAATACTTGACAATAGTATCTATATACTATATAATACAAGAGTAAGGTAATTAATTGAGCTTAAAAACGGCTTGAATTATGGCTTTTTTAGGCAATTTAACATTCATGAAAAACATTTTTTCAGTAAAAGATACTATGTCGAAAATTTTCGCAACAGCACTTATTTTTGTTGTGGTTTTTTCCGTGTTCGCTCCTTTCGTTGCGAAAGCGGATGATTATTATGATGGAGATTGGGGAACCACCTATGATGCTGACTGGGGTACTACTTACGATGCTGATTGGGGCACAACCTATGACGCTGACTGGGGTACCACCTATGACGCGGATTGGGGCACAACCTATGATGGTGACTATGGCACTACTTACGATGCTGATTGGGGCACCTCATACGATAATA encodes the following:
- a CDS encoding sortase, which produces MSYQENNIVTGSSFKNKLLFLGIFFAVFFVSFGILYALGFIPLELAPTNEEPSLPSPTESVSVSGMSPAPTASMATGEEPIRIKIPNIGVDSPIRNPSTTDIDALDNELLKGVVHYPGSGYLGQGNMFLFGHGSNLPVIHNQAFKVFTQIKTLKQGDVIHVLSQTKDYSYTVSKVTLVDASKVLVEFSTQRKMLTLSTCDTFGTKQQRYVVEADFSGSTDL
- a CDS encoding CARDB domain-containing protein; protein product: MEDDEHKPDVEVNFHEEPPKKSGTGEFVKKALVIGLIIILIIVGSWAVIRLAPSIFSGLASISVSVSKIFKPKATPIPAVSTPTPTPVIIVSTPTPTPAPVVSYPDNSGTTDYTPTPTPVAAYNQNTRADLVLYILATGVIDRNTNVFVTRPSIDASERAAVRFEVQNAGGRASGAWAFSMLMPVVAGKDTYSSPTERSLAPGEKMQITVGFDNIRSGRQPVTISVDEGGLVSESRKDNNAGTVYFSVTGDAYYGNNDVYYPPANNYYGNGLPDLAIRVIGIGTVDPYTGAFRPTGQLYSNQRVGVQFEVRNDGGTATGRWAFNADLPTNADSSFESDLQPSLRPGERIIITIGFDNLDTNYSDDYRYDDYRYDYRGNYTAPVTITLDPDRDIRESSENNNTLRISIPIVY